The Rhizobium sp. BT03 genomic sequence GGCCTATGCCGGCATGGACGAGGCCAAGACGTTCCTCGACAAGGAGGTCGGTGACCTCTCGACCCTGCCCCGCGCCGATCAGGAAAAGGAAATGCAGTGGTTCGTCGATGCTGCGAAGCCTTTCGCCGGCATGGACATCAAGGTCGTGTCCGAAACGATCACGACCCATGAATATGAATCGAAGGTGCTGGCGCCCGCCTTCACGGCGATCACCGGCATCAAGATCACCCATGACCTGATCGGCGAAGGCGATGTGGTCGAAAAGTTGCAGACGCAGATGCAGTCGGGCGAAAACATCTATGACGCCTATATCAACGACTCGGACCTGATCGGCACCCATTGGCGCTACCAGCAGGCCCGCTCGCTGACCGACTGGATGGCCAACGAAGGCAAGGATGTCACCAATCCGGGCCTCGACATCGACGACTTCATCGGCAAGTCGTTCACGACGGCGCCTGACGGCAAGCTCTACCAGTTGCCCGACCAGCAGTTCGCGAACCTCTACTGGTTCCGTTACGACTGGTTCAACGACGAGAAGAACAAGGCCGACTTCAAGGCGAAGTACGGCTACGATCTCGGCGTGCCGGTCAACTGGTCGGCCTATGAGGATATTGCCGAGTTCTTCACCGGCCGCGAGATCGACGGCAAGAAGGTCTACGGCCATATGGACTATGGCAAGAAGGATCCCTCGCTCGGCTGGCGCTTCACCGATGCCTGGCTGTCCATGGCCGGCAATGGCGACAAGGGCATCCCGAACGGCAAGCCCGTCGACGAATGGGGTATCAAGGTCGACGAGAATTCGCGTCCTGTTGGTTCCTGCGTCGCGCGCGGCGGTGACACCAACGGCCCTGCTGCAGTCTATTCCATCCAGAAATATCTGGATTGGATGAAGGCCTATGCACCGGCCGCTGCCCAGGGCATGACCTTCTCCGAATCCGGCCCGGTCCCATCGCAGGGCGAAGTTGCCCAGCAGATGTTCACCTACACGGCCTTCACCGCCGACTTCGTCAAGGAAGGCCTGCCGGTCGTCAATGCGGACGGCACGCCGAAATGGCGTTTCGCGCCGAGCCCGCATGGCGTCTACTGGAAGGACGGCATGAAGCTCGGCTATCAGGACGCCGGCTCCTGGACGCTGATGAAGTCCACGCCTGTCGACCGCGCCAAGGCGGCCTGGCTCTATGCTCAGTTCGTCACCTCGAAGACCGTCGACGTGAAGAAGAGCCACATGGGCCTGACCTTCATCCGCCAGTCGACGCTGGATCATAAGTCCTTCACCGACCGCGCGCCGAAGCTCGGCGGCCTGGTCGAATTCTACCGTTCGCCCGCCCGCCTTCAGTGGTCGCCGACCGGTACGAACGTTCCTGACTATCCGAAGCTCGCGCAGCTCTGGTGGCAGGCGATTGGTGATGCTTCTTCCGGCGCCAAGACGGCGCAGGAGGCGATGGACTCGCTTTGCTCCGAGCAGGAAAAGGTGCTGCAGCGCCTCGAACGCGCCAAGGTCCAGGGCGATATCGGCCCGAAGCTTGCCGAGGAGCATGATCTCGCTTATTGGAACGCGGATGCGGTGAAGAAGGGCAACCTTGCGCCGCAGCTGAAGATCGAGAACGAGAAGGAAAAGCCGCTCACTGTCAACTACGACGAACTCGTCAAGAGCTGGCAGAAGAAGTAAGGCGGACCCGGCCGGAGGCGACGAGGCTCCGGCCACCCCTTCCTGCCACCGGCTACGGCCGGTGGCACACACAATCTTTCTCTCATGAAACGTCAGCGTCCTGCCGACCACCTGCAGGCTGAGCGGCTTCGTGTGAGCCGGAGACGGATATGAGCGGCTATATACTTTCAATCGACCAGGGCACGACATCGTCGCGTGCGATCGTCTTTGATGGCGACATGAAAATGGCCGGCTCGGCGCAGGCGGAGATCACCCAATATTATCCGCAGCCCGGATGGGTGGAGCACGACGCCACTGAGATCTGGCAGTCCGTCATCGATACGGTGCGCAAGGCGATCGCCGATGCCGGTCTCGAAGCCACCGCCATTGCCGCGATCGGCATTACCAACCAGCGCGAGACGGCGGTCGTCTGGGACCGCAGATCCGGCAAACCGCTTCACCGTGCGATAGTCTGGCAGGACAGGCGCACTGCCGAAATGTGCGAAAGCCTGAAGGCCGACGGATATGAAAAGCTGTTTTCCGCCAAGACCGGCCTGCTGCTCGACCCCTATTTCTCAGGAACCAAGCTGCGCTGGCTGC encodes the following:
- a CDS encoding ABC transporter substrate-binding protein: MRRHLLTTTAGLLLAMTASAYAGMDEAKTFLDKEVGDLSTLPRADQEKEMQWFVDAAKPFAGMDIKVVSETITTHEYESKVLAPAFTAITGIKITHDLIGEGDVVEKLQTQMQSGENIYDAYINDSDLIGTHWRYQQARSLTDWMANEGKDVTNPGLDIDDFIGKSFTTAPDGKLYQLPDQQFANLYWFRYDWFNDEKNKADFKAKYGYDLGVPVNWSAYEDIAEFFTGREIDGKKVYGHMDYGKKDPSLGWRFTDAWLSMAGNGDKGIPNGKPVDEWGIKVDENSRPVGSCVARGGDTNGPAAVYSIQKYLDWMKAYAPAAAQGMTFSESGPVPSQGEVAQQMFTYTAFTADFVKEGLPVVNADGTPKWRFAPSPHGVYWKDGMKLGYQDAGSWTLMKSTPVDRAKAAWLYAQFVTSKTVDVKKSHMGLTFIRQSTLDHKSFTDRAPKLGGLVEFYRSPARLQWSPTGTNVPDYPKLAQLWWQAIGDASSGAKTAQEAMDSLCSEQEKVLQRLERAKVQGDIGPKLAEEHDLAYWNADAVKKGNLAPQLKIENEKEKPLTVNYDELVKSWQKK